In one window of Metasolibacillus fluoroglycofenilyticus DNA:
- a CDS encoding LolA family protein, whose protein sequence is MIGCCIFLLAACGKASQEDVVKKIGEKWGETKGYELTASMEIKTGNEPRAYDVKVWHTKPDFYKVEVTAQNEDITQMIVRNEEGVFVVTPALSKTYKFQSDWPKQNSQAYLIGALAEDIQADKGLQMENGEDTYIFTAATRNSDKTGMSTQLVTVDKKSMLPKSVAILNEAGEEQISITFNDVKLGVTHKAEDYAVEKFQENKEKEAASADITNSEAFQTHYPILQWDHTKLVDSQTIREDGIERVILTFEGEKAFTLMQQPAVPIDSTVPVFAPGDPADLGFAIGAITDNSISWERDGISFFIASSKMTREELIEVAASVTSGEMK, encoded by the coding sequence ATGATTGGCTGTTGTATTTTCCTTTTGGCGGCATGTGGTAAAGCATCGCAAGAGGACGTTGTGAAAAAAATTGGAGAAAAATGGGGAGAAACAAAGGGCTACGAATTAACTGCTTCAATGGAAATTAAGACTGGCAATGAGCCTCGTGCATATGATGTGAAAGTGTGGCATACCAAGCCTGACTTTTACAAAGTGGAAGTAACCGCGCAAAATGAGGATATTACACAAATGATTGTTCGAAATGAGGAAGGAGTATTCGTCGTTACACCAGCGCTATCGAAAACATATAAATTTCAAAGTGATTGGCCGAAGCAAAATAGCCAAGCGTACTTAATTGGCGCATTGGCAGAAGATATACAAGCCGATAAAGGGTTGCAAATGGAAAATGGCGAGGATACTTATATTTTTACCGCGGCGACACGTAACTCGGACAAAACAGGTATGTCAACACAGCTAGTAACGGTGGATAAAAAATCAATGCTCCCAAAAAGTGTAGCAATTTTAAATGAGGCAGGCGAGGAACAAATTTCAATTACTTTTAATGATGTTAAATTAGGCGTAACACATAAGGCAGAGGACTATGCTGTTGAAAAATTTCAAGAAAATAAAGAAAAAGAAGCAGCAAGTGCCGATATAACAAATAGTGAGGCGTTTCAAACGCATTATCCAATACTGCAATGGGATCATACGAAGTTAGTTGATTCACAAACGATTCGAGAAGATGGAATAGAGCGTGTTATTTTAACATTTGAAGGTGAAAAAGCATTCACATTGATGCAGCAGCCTGCTGTACCAATAGATTCGACTGTACCTGTCTTTGCTCCTGGAGATCCGGCTGATTTAGGGTTTGCTATTGGTGCAATTACAGATAATTCGATTAGCTGGGAACGTGACGGCATATCATTTTTCATTGCTTCTAGTAAGATGACAAGAGAAGAACTGATTGAAGTAGCAGCTTCTGTTACATCTGGTGAAATGAAGTAG
- the acpS gene encoding holo-ACP synthase: MIKGIGLDIIELTRIEKAMQRSEKFMLRILTPREQMLFAKLSTARQVEFLAGRFAAKEAYAKANGTGIGKGCELQQIEILKNKQGAPELFFDAKRVKGFVTITHTQTVAAAQVVLME; this comes from the coding sequence ATGATTAAAGGAATTGGATTAGACATCATTGAGCTAACACGCATTGAAAAAGCGATGCAACGCTCTGAAAAATTTATGCTACGCATTTTAACACCTCGTGAGCAAATGCTTTTTGCAAAGCTATCTACTGCAAGACAGGTAGAATTTTTGGCAGGGCGTTTTGCGGCAAAGGAGGCCTATGCAAAGGCCAATGGTACAGGCATTGGCAAAGGCTGTGAATTACAGCAAATTGAAATTTTAAAAAACAAGCAAGGTGCACCCGAATTATTTTTTGATGCTAAGCGTGTAAAGGGCTTTGTAACAATTACCCATACACAAACAGTAGCAGCTGCTCAAGTTGTCTTAATGGAATAA